One segment of Panicum virgatum strain AP13 chromosome 3K, P.virgatum_v5, whole genome shotgun sequence DNA contains the following:
- the LOC120698173 gene encoding single-stranded DNA-binding protein, mitochondrial-like produces the protein MSNASTGLLKGLRMVLQQQKISAVFCRQSQAWSSTVSFSDLDEKGDMDFDDDYTDSKRELQPQSVDPKKGWGSRGVHRAIICGKVGQVPVQKILRNGRTVTVFTVGTGGMFDQRVIGPEDLPKPAQWHRIAVHNDHLGAYAVQKLVKNSAVYVEGDIETRVYNDSINDQVRNIPEICVRRDGKIRLIKSGDSAASISLDELRQGLF, from the exons ATGAGTAATGCCAGCACTGGATTGCTGAAAGGCTTGAGGATGGTCTTGCAACAGCAAAAGATTTCAGCTG TTTTCTGCAGACAATCTCAAGCTTGGAGTTCTACTGTCTCTTTTTCTGACCTTGATGAGAAGGGTGATATGGACTTTGACGATGATTATACAGATTCAAAGAGAGAGCTACAGCCCCAGAGCGTAGATCCCAAAAAGGGCTGGGGATCCCGCGGCGTCCACAGG GCCATCATCTGCGGCAAAGTTGGACAAGTgcctgtgcaaaaaattttaaggAATGGGCGTACAGTAACCGTTTTTACCGTTGGAACTGGTGGCATGTTTGACCAGAGGGTAATTGGGCCCGAGGATTTACCGAAGCCAGCTCAGTGGCATCGAATAGCTGTTCATAATGACCACCTAGGTGCTTATGCTGTTCAGAAGCTGGTGAAGAA TTCTGCAGTCTATGTTGAGGGTGATATTGAAACGAGGGTCTACAATGACAGCATTAATGATCAAGTCAGAAACATACCTGAGATATGTGTACGACGTGATG GCAAGATTCGTCTGATTAAATCTGGGGACAGTGCTGCTAGCATATCATTAGATGAGCTCA GACAAGGGCTGTTCTAG